Proteins encoded together in one Formosa sp. Hel3_A1_48 window:
- a CDS encoding glycoside hydrolase family 2 TIM barrel-domain containing protein: MHTFKQFIVFFFVLISFNCLAQKLLPYIEDPQCIGVNKLAPRSTFFSYESLDLARSNKLELSENYKSLNGIWQFKWSESPEQRPIDFYSPNFDSSDWDQIAVPSNWELEGYGVPIYSNIPYPFSFDKTPNPPDIPDGYNPVGSYKRNFTIPKTWEGKKIRIHFGAVKSAFFIWVNGEKVGYSQGSKLPAEFDLTKFLNIGENSISLEVYRWSDGSYLEDQDFWRLSGIERDVYLYATPKVHIRDFSVYADLDSTYKNGIFKLSVDFSNEFMRKIKGSLRVVISKNDKIIFQQTQKYSSMKDESLHYETIIDEVKSWSAEIPNLYTLDMEFRNQSGSITEVISRKIGFRNVRIQNSQVLVNGQPILIKGVNRHEHNYINGHVVSKESMLEDIKIFKENNINAVRTSHYPNDPYFYELCDQYGIYVYDEANIESHGMGYDLTQTLGNDPKWLSAHMERTERMIIRDKNHPSIIAWSLGNEAGNGYNFYQTYLRAKEIDSTRFVHYERANREWNTDVIGTMYADYQTIEDYANDESQQRPMILCEYAHAMGNSLGGLKEYWDLFEKYPKLQGGFIWDFQDQGLLSEQNGKAFFAYGGDFGPKDVPSDHNFLNNGLIQADKKPNPHLKEAKQLMQNIKFLNFDVDTGMLEIKNGNFFETLSNYELHWNIIEDGLEVSKGIIKELKAQPQEKCYVEVPLFNNLNANKEYFLNLSVKLKKSKLLLEKGFEVAKEQFKLQDKTLVKIYPKNGNSIIEVKENKSNLTLSTEEFELILALDKGIMTSYTFKGVQLIKQGGQINFWRAPVDNDYGANTPMIYKEWKDIGQSEADLEYEIKTKSYSEIEVSFKQHILNGDAELIQSYIIHSSGIVQISNNLLALRGKSEKTFGLKGKRAKVPEGLHSNFYKFGNEFILNSDLASVKWYGRGPHENYIDRLESADIGLYESTPKDLFTLYARPQDNGNRTDIRWVEFSAGPEVGLLFYSDVPFNFSASHHKKEDLDSGSSKRLTQKHVRLLEPQKDIFLNIDGFTSGVGCVNSWGALPLEQYRLPYDNYQYSYWLIPNQRN, from the coding sequence ATGCATACTTTTAAACAATTTATTGTTTTTTTCTTTGTCTTAATTTCATTCAATTGCCTTGCTCAAAAGTTACTACCATACATTGAAGATCCACAATGTATAGGGGTTAACAAATTAGCGCCCAGATCAACATTTTTTTCTTATGAAAGCCTAGATCTTGCTCGGTCAAACAAACTTGAGTTGTCTGAAAATTATAAATCACTAAATGGAATTTGGCAGTTTAAATGGTCCGAGTCCCCAGAACAAAGACCAATTGACTTCTACAGCCCTAATTTTGATTCTTCGGATTGGGACCAAATTGCTGTACCATCGAATTGGGAGCTAGAGGGTTATGGTGTTCCCATTTATAGCAATATTCCCTACCCATTTAGTTTTGATAAAACACCAAACCCACCAGATATTCCAGATGGTTATAATCCCGTTGGTTCATATAAACGTAATTTTACCATTCCAAAAACTTGGGAAGGAAAAAAAATTAGAATACATTTTGGTGCGGTAAAATCTGCTTTTTTTATTTGGGTTAATGGCGAAAAAGTTGGTTACAGTCAAGGATCAAAACTACCTGCAGAATTTGATTTGACAAAATTTTTAAATATTGGAGAAAACTCAATTTCGTTGGAAGTTTACAGATGGTCTGATGGAAGTTATCTAGAAGACCAAGATTTTTGGCGACTTTCCGGGATTGAAAGAGATGTCTATCTTTATGCCACACCCAAAGTACACATTAGAGATTTTAGTGTTTATGCAGATTTAGATTCCACTTACAAAAATGGAATATTTAAACTTTCAGTTGATTTCTCCAACGAATTTATGAGAAAAATCAAAGGTAGCTTGCGCGTAGTTATATCAAAAAATGATAAAATCATTTTTCAGCAAACGCAAAAGTATTCTTCTATGAAGGATGAATCATTACACTACGAAACAATAATTGATGAAGTGAAGTCGTGGTCGGCTGAAATTCCTAATTTATACACCCTTGATATGGAATTTAGGAATCAATCTGGATCAATAACTGAGGTAATTTCAAGAAAAATTGGTTTTAGAAATGTAAGGATTCAAAACAGTCAAGTTTTAGTTAATGGACAACCAATTCTAATTAAAGGAGTCAATCGTCACGAACATAATTACATCAATGGTCATGTAGTTAGTAAAGAAAGCATGTTGGAAGACATCAAAATCTTCAAAGAAAATAATATTAATGCTGTAAGAACGAGTCATTACCCTAATGATCCTTATTTTTATGAGTTATGTGATCAGTATGGTATTTATGTTTATGATGAAGCCAACATTGAATCTCATGGTATGGGCTATGATCTTACTCAGACCTTAGGGAATGATCCTAAATGGCTAAGCGCTCATATGGAACGAACAGAACGAATGATAATAAGAGATAAAAACCATCCTTCAATTATTGCTTGGTCACTGGGCAATGAAGCAGGGAATGGGTATAACTTTTATCAGACTTACTTGAGAGCCAAAGAAATAGATTCTACTCGATTTGTGCATTATGAACGCGCTAATAGAGAATGGAATACTGACGTCATTGGGACCATGTATGCAGATTATCAAACTATTGAAGACTATGCCAATGATGAGTCTCAACAAAGACCAATGATTTTGTGTGAATATGCTCATGCTATGGGAAATAGTTTAGGCGGACTAAAAGAGTATTGGGATTTGTTTGAAAAATATCCTAAGCTTCAGGGGGGGTTCATTTGGGATTTTCAAGACCAAGGTCTACTTTCAGAACAAAATGGAAAAGCATTTTTTGCTTATGGTGGTGATTTTGGTCCAAAAGATGTTCCAAGTGACCATAATTTTCTTAATAATGGCCTTATTCAAGCGGATAAAAAGCCTAATCCACATCTTAAAGAAGCCAAACAGCTTATGCAAAATATTAAATTTTTAAACTTTGATGTCGACACTGGTATGTTGGAGATTAAAAATGGTAATTTTTTTGAAACCTTATCCAACTATGAATTACACTGGAATATAATTGAAGATGGCTTGGAGGTTTCAAAAGGAATTATCAAAGAATTGAAGGCTCAACCACAAGAGAAATGCTATGTTGAAGTACCTTTGTTTAATAATTTGAACGCTAACAAAGAATATTTTTTAAATCTTTCTGTTAAATTAAAAAAATCAAAACTATTACTTGAAAAGGGATTTGAAGTGGCCAAAGAACAATTCAAATTGCAGGACAAAACCCTTGTAAAAATTTATCCAAAAAATGGTAACTCAATAATAGAAGTGAAGGAAAATAAATCTAACCTAACATTGTCTACAGAAGAGTTTGAACTCATCTTAGCCCTTGATAAAGGGATAATGACTTCTTACACCTTTAAAGGAGTCCAATTGATAAAACAAGGTGGTCAAATCAATTTTTGGCGTGCACCAGTTGACAATGATTATGGTGCCAATACTCCAATGATTTACAAGGAGTGGAAAGACATTGGACAATCCGAAGCAGATCTTGAATATGAAATAAAAACAAAAAGTTACAGTGAAATTGAAGTCAGTTTTAAACAACACATTTTAAATGGAGATGCTGAGCTGATTCAAAGTTATATAATTCACTCGAGTGGAATTGTTCAAATTTCAAATAATCTATTGGCTCTAAGAGGTAAATCTGAAAAAACTTTTGGTCTCAAAGGTAAGCGGGCTAAAGTCCCTGAAGGATTACATTCTAATTTTTATAAGTTCGGTAATGAGTTTATTTTAAACTCCGATTTAGCATCTGTTAAGTGGTATGGTAGAGGACCTCACGAAAATTACATCGATAGGTTAGAATCCGCTGATATTGGTCTTTATGAAAGTACCCCAAAAGATTTATTTACTTTATATGCTAGGCCGCAAGACAATGGTAATAGAACTGATATCAGATGGGTAGAATTTTCTGCTGGGCCTGAAGTTGGCTTACTTTTTTATAGCGATGTCCCTTTTAACTTTTCTGCTTCCCACCATAAAAAAGAGGATTTAGATTCGGGCAGCTCAAAAAGATTAACTCAAAAACACGTCCGATTATTAGAGCCTCAAAAGGATATCTTTCTAAATATAGATGGTTTTACTTCTGGTGTTGGTTGTGTAAATAGTTGGGGTGCCTTACCATTAGAACAATACAGACTACCATATGATAATTATCAGTACTCATATTGGCTAATTCCTAACCAACGCAATTAA